In Solidesulfovibrio carbinoliphilus subsp. oakridgensis, the sequence GGCACCTATTCGGCGGCGCTCATCGCCCGGATGCACGGCTGGGGGATACGGCTCGACGCGTCCGTGCCGGGGCAGACGACCATCTGCGTCGCCTTCGAGGAAACGGCCTGAGGGGAGCCGGGGACGGCCTCCGCAGCGAGGATTCCGCTTGCCGGGCCGCCGGCAGGCGGCAGAAGAGTCAGGAGGTCCGGGCGGCGAGGCCTCGCGGCGGCGGGGGACGGTGGGGCCAGGTGGCGACGGTGGCGGCGGGGTGCCCATGCGCAAGCGGAATGTTGCCTTCGACGTGTTGAAAGTCGTCTCTGCGTGCGGCGTCATCCTGATCCACGTGACCGCCTCGCTCTATGCCTGCGCCGCGCCGGGCAAAACGCTGCTGGCCGCCTATGTTCTCAACGGATTCGGCCGCAGCGCGGTCCCGGTCTTCCTGATGGTCGCCGGGGCACTCCTCTTCGAAGCCCAGGCCGTCCACGTCCGGGCCTTTTACCGGCGGGGATTGGCCAGGTTTTTCCTGCCCACCGTGCTCTGGACGCTTCTCTACAAGGCCGTCATCTTTCTGGAGCACGGCCATGACGTCTACGATTTCCTGTATCTCTTCAAGGGGAAGAACCCGGCCTACCACCTCTGGTACATGTGGATGTTTCTCGGGCTGATCGTGGCCTTCCCCTTTCTGCACGCCATGGTCCACGGCCTGTCCCGGGAACGGCTGCGGCTTTTTCTCGTCGTCTGCGGCATCTACGCCTTTCTCGTCAATCCGTTCGCCGGCCTGTGCAACAGGAATATCGTGGAGATCTACAGCACGATTTTCGGGGTCTACGTCTTTTATTTCGTGTTCGGCCACTACCTGCACACGCATGTACGGACGACGGCCGCCCTGGCCTGGGGCCTGGGCGGCCTGTTCGTGGTCGCCTTTGTCGGCAACGGCTATGCCATGCAGGTCGCGGCGGCCAGGGGCCTTCCCTTCGGCTATGCCCCGGAAACGCCGGAGAGCCTGCCGGTCCTGGTCCAGTCCTTTGCCCTCTACTACGCGGCCCGGCATTTCCTGCGGCACCGGCCGGCCCCGGCCGCTCTGGCCGGGCTCTCCGGCGCCACCTACGGCATCTACCTGGTCCACGTCCTCGTCATCCACCTGCTGCGGGTCGAGCGGCTGTGCGCCGTCACGGACGGGCTCGGGCTGGCCCTCGCCATCCTGGGGACTTCCCTGCTGGTCTTCGGGCTGTCCTACGCCCTTGTCCGGGGCCTGCGGCTCGTCCCGGGCCTTCGGGTGCTTGCGCCCTGAGGCCGGACCGCCCGGTGTCGCGCCCTCGAAATCCAGGCAGGCATATTTTTAATGCAACAGCGGCTTTTGCGAAAATCGTTGCCACCGACGGCCCGAAACCAACGTGCGTCATAACAGGCTGTATTTTTAGGGGGTTTCCAAAGGGTGAAACTCTTCGGTCGCCGAAGGCTTCAAAACCGACTCTTTTTGCAAAACCCCCTGACGTGTCTTTTAAGGGCGCGGCATTAGGCCGGCCCTTTGGCCCGGCGCAGGAGCAGGCGGTAGGACCGGATGCCGTGGACCATCTCGCCAAGGAGCCTGCCCCCGCCGCGCACGAAACACAAAAGCGGCAGAAAGCCCCAGGACTGGCTGGCGTAAAGGACGCGCCGCAATTTCCGGGACCAGACCAGTTCCGGCAGG encodes:
- a CDS encoding acyltransferase; the encoded protein is MRKRNVAFDVLKVVSACGVILIHVTASLYACAAPGKTLLAAYVLNGFGRSAVPVFLMVAGALLFEAQAVHVRAFYRRGLARFFLPTVLWTLLYKAVIFLEHGHDVYDFLYLFKGKNPAYHLWYMWMFLGLIVAFPFLHAMVHGLSRERLRLFLVVCGIYAFLVNPFAGLCNRNIVEIYSTIFGVYVFYFVFGHYLHTHVRTTAALAWGLGGLFVVAFVGNGYAMQVAAARGLPFGYAPETPESLPVLVQSFALYYAARHFLRHRPAPAALAGLSGATYGIYLVHVLVIHLLRVERLCAVTDGLGLALAILGTSLLVFGLSYALVRGLRLVPGLRVLAP